From a single Myotis daubentonii chromosome 5, mMyoDau2.1, whole genome shotgun sequence genomic region:
- the WIZ gene encoding protein Wiz isoform X10: MAASTAQCRVTKAESKAAAGPRAVGVRERAPAGASSPGPPSPGPGAFPAPRPPTPPPPLPPPPPPPPPRDGPKAESEPGPGPAPAPAPGLGSEENTMVAMDLGPPLLPRKSLPAPGPLEQVANRLSSKVAAEVSHGSKQELPDLKAQSLTTCEVCGACFETRKGLSSHARSHLRQLGVAESESSGAPIDLLYELVKQKGLPDTPLGLPPGLTKKSSSPKEVVAGAPRQSLLTLAKPLDAPAINKAIKSPPGFSAKGLAHPPSSPLLKKAPLALAGSPIPKNPEDKSPQLSLSPRPVSPKAQWPQSEDEGPLNLTSGPEPARDIRCEFCGEFFENRKGLSSHARSHLRQMGVTEWYVNGSPIDTLREILKRRTQSRPGGPLHPPGPSPKALAKVVGSGGLGSSLEARSPADLHLSPLAKKLPPPPGSPLGHSPTASPPPTARKMFSGLTAPSLTKKLKPEQMRVEIKREMLPGALHGELHPSEGPWVAPREDMAPLNLSSRAEPVRDIRCEFCGEFFENRKGLSSHARSHLRQMGVTEWSVNGSPIDTLREILKKKSKPCLIKKEPPAGDLAPALVEDGPPTVVPGSVQPLLPLVPMAGRPGKPGAGLAQVPRELNLAPITGAKPSATSYLGSVAAKRPLQEDRFLSAEVKAKTYIQTELPFKAKTLHEKTSHSSTEACCELCGLYFENRKALASHARAHLRQFGVTEWCVNGSPIETLSEWIKHRPQKVGAYRSYIQGGRPFTKKFRNAGHGRESDKRPHLGLAPGGLSVVGRSAGGEPGPEAGRAADGGERPLAASPPGTVKAEEHQRQNINKFERRQARPADTSAARGGEEANDLQQKLEEVRQPPPRVRPVPSLVPRPPQTSLVKFVGNIYTLKCRFCEVEFQGPLSIQEEWVRHLQRHILEMNFSKADPPPEEPQAPPAQTAAAEAP; encoded by the exons atggccgcctccACCGCCCAGTGCCGAGTGACAAAAGCGGAGAGCAAGGCGGCAGCGGGGCCGCGCGCGGTGGGCGTCCGGGAGCGCGCGCCCGCGGGGGCGTCGTCACCCGGCCCCCCGAGCCCGGGCCCGGGGGCCTTCCCCGCGCCGCGGCCGCCGACCCCacccccgccgctgccgccgccgccgccgccgccgccgccgcgggacGGGCCCAAGGCCGAGTCGGAGCCGGGGCCCGGGCCCGCGCCTGCGCCCGCGCCGG GCCTGGGTTCTGAAGAAAACACCATGGTGGCCATGGACTTGGgcccccctctgctccccaggaaGAGCCTACCTGCTCCCGGGCCCCTGGAGCAGGTGGCCAATCGGCTGAGCAGCAAAGTGGCTGCAGAGGTTTCTCATGGCAGCAAGCAAGAGCTGCCGGACCTCAAGG CCCAGAGCCTGACCACCTGCGAGGTCTGCGGTGCCTGCTTTGAGACACGCAAGGGCCTGTCCAGCCATGCGCGCTCCCACCTGCGGCAGCTGGGTGTGGCCGAGTCTGAGAGCAGCGGTGCCCCCATCGACCTCCTCTACGAGCTCGTGAAGCAGAAGGGCCTGCCTGACACACCCCTTGGGCTGCCCCCGGGCCTGACTAAGAAGTCCAGCTCCCCGAAGGAGGTGGTCGCTGGGGCCCCCCGACAGAGCCTGCTCACCCTGGCCAAGCCCCTGGACGCCCCTGCTATCAACAAGGCCATCAAGTCGCCTCCTGGCTTCTCAGCCAAGGGCCTGGCTCACCCGCCCAGCTCCCCACTCCTCAAGAAGGCACCACTGGCCCTGGCAGGCTCCCCTATCCCCAAGAATCCTGAGGACAAGAGCCCCCAGCTGTCCCTGAGCCCCCGGCCGGTCTCCCCAAAGGCACAGTGGCCTCAGTCTGAGGACGAGGGGCCCCTGAACCTCA CCTCAGGCCCAGAACCAGCTCGCGATATCCGCTGCGAGTTCTGTGGTGAGTTCTTCGAGAACCGAAAGGGTCTTTCCAGCCACGCACGCTCCCACTTGCGGCAGATGGGTGTGACTGAGTGGTATGTCAACGGCTCGCCCATCGACACGCTGCGGGAGATCCTCAAGAGGCGGACTCAGTCCCGGCCCGGAGGACCCCTCCATCCACCAGGACCTAGTCCAAAAGCCTTGGCCAAGGTGGTGGGCAGCGGAGGTCTCGGCAGCTCGCTGGAAGCCCGCAGCCCTGCAGACCTTCACCTCTCGCCCCTGGCCAAGAAGTTGCCACCACCACCAGGCAGCCCCCTGGGCCACTCACCaactgcttctcctcctcccacggCCCGAAAGATGTTCTCAGGCCTGACTGCACCCTCCCTGACCAAGAAGCTGAAGCCTGAACAAATGCGTGTGGAGATCAAGCGTGAGATGCTGCCAGGGGCCCTTCATGGGGAGCTACACCCGTCTGAGGGTCCCTGGGTGGCGCCACGGGAAGACATGGCCCCCCTGAACCTGT CATCACGGGCAGAGCCAGTGCGTGACATCCGCTGTGAGTTCTGTGGTGAGTTCTTTGAGAACCGAAAAGGCTTGTCCAGCCACGCACGCTCCCACCTGCGACAGATGGGTGTGACTGAGTGGTCCGTCAATGGCTCACCCATCGACACGCTTCGGGAGATCCTTAAGAAGAAGTCTAAGCCGTGCCTCATCAAGAAGGAGCCTCCAGCTGGAGACCTGGCCCCTGCCTTGGTTGAGGATGGGCCCCCTACAGTGGTTCCTGGGTCTGTGCAGCCCCTCCTGCCGCTGGTGCCAATGGCTGGCCGGCCAGGCAAACCAGGAGCTGGGCTGGCCCAGGTACCCCGTGAGCTCAACCTGGCACCCATCACGGGTGCCAAGCCCTCAGCCACCAGCTACCTGGGCTCAGTGGCAGCCAAGCGACCCCTGCAGGAGGATCGCTTCCTCTCTGCAGAGGTCAAGGCCAAGACCTACATCCAGACTGAACTGCCCTTCAAGGCAAAGACCCTTCACGAGAAGACCTCCCACTCCT CCACCGAGGCCTGCTGTGAGCTGTGTGGCCTTTACTTCGAAAACcgcaaggccctggccagccatGCTCGGGCGCATCTGCGGCAGTTCGGTGTGACTGAGTGGTGCGTGAATGGCTCACCCATTGAGACGCTGAGCGAGTGGATCAAGCACCGGCCCCAGAAGGTGGGCGCCTACCGCAGCTACATCCAGGGTGGCCGCCCCTTCACCAAGAAGTTCCGAAACGCTGGCCATGGCCGCGAGAGCGACAAGCGGCCACACCTGGGGCTGGCACCTGGGGGCCTGTCCGTGGTGGGCCGCAGTGCTGGGGGTGAGCCAGGGCCAGAGGCTGGCCGGGCAGCCGACGGGGGCGAGCGGCCGTTGGCAGCCAGCCCCCCGGGCACCGTGAAAGCCGAGGAGCACCAGCGGCAGAACATCAACA AATTTGAGCGCCGACAAGCCCGCCCTGCAGATACCTCTGCGGCCAGGGGGGGCGAGGAGGCCAATGACCTGCAGCAGAAGCTGGAGGAGGTGCGGCAACCCCCACCCCGGGTCCGGCCAGTCCCCTCCTTGGTGCCTCGTCCCCCCCAGACATCACTGGTTAAGTTCGTCGGCAACATCTATACCCTCAAGTGCAG GTTCTGTGAGGTGGAATTCCAGGGACCTCTCTCCATCCAGGAGGAGTGGGTGCGGCACTTACAGCGGCACATCCTGGAGATGAATTTCTCCAAAGCAGACCCCCCGCCCGaggagccccaggcccctccagcACAGACAGCGGCGGCAGAGGCACCCTAA